ctcgctgtggggtgggggaggagcaGGAACGGCCTCGGCTCCGTGTAGGCACCGCTCAGCGGTCACGGAAACATCCCCGTGTCATCAGCACGGCTTCCAGCACAGACCCAAATCGTGGCCCGCACCGGCGGCTGTGAAGGCAATCAGCTCCAGCCCGGCCAAAGCCAGCACAAACCTTAATAAGTTTTACACTGCCAAGTCTTTGTTTCTAGGATGATACTGGCCACCCACTTTTTGGCTCACTAAACAAGCACTTTGCCTGAGCACCAATAACAATTCTGCAAAGACTGTtcttcaaatgttaaaaaattaccatttaaaACCCATTAGGCTCACAAACAGCTAAAAAGAGGGCAACAGATTTTCTGCCTTGCGGACACAGAcacaaagatgaagaaaaacttgTATTGGTCAGTCTGAGGTTTGGGAACCATCCAATTAGCTCTGATAATGAACTACAAGAGCAACTGGGGTGTTTGAAGCATTACATCATGACTGAAGGCTAAAAGCAGTTTGGTGCTCTGAGTCCACATTACTTAATTTTAAGTCCACTTAATTTATAAGAAGGGTCACACTGcattttcagaatattattCTTACAGACATAATTGAAATGGTTCTCATTCATAGCATCATACAGTAAAATTCAACATCCTTGTGCcttcaattaaaatataaagtgGATTACAATGTGTATCTCTAGGTACCTGATACTAGTAAAAATGAGCAGTACTctctcatattaaaaaaaaaaccacaacctgCAGATTTCTTATATACATTGTACAGAAAGAACATCTTTGTAGGTCACtcaaatttcatttgaaaagctGCCCCCAAACTAACTGCGACCTATCTTTAATACAGCGGACAGCCTGTAAAAAGAGATAAATGGGgccttttgtttcttgttgCTGAAGTGACACTGTGAGCTGCAAAATATTACAACTTGTCTAATGCTATTCTGGTTATAAGCAACCGTACGGGTCACACGGTAAGGTCTGATTGCCATGTTCAGAGGGAATTGTCTGTTCCATCATAACATAAATAAAGATGAATTTTGAGATACTACTGAGATAAGATATGCTTAGGGCAGTGAGGGGGGCACACAGAAGCTtgctaccctggacttcaggagagcagcccttggcctcttcagggatctgcttggcAGAGTACCATGGGGTGAAGtcctggagggaagagaggcccaagaaagctggttagtaggatcacctcctccaagctcaggagcgaTGCGTCCCAACAGAGAGGAAGTCcggcaaaaatgccaggaggctgcacggatgaacaaggagctcctggacaaactcaaacacagaaaggaagtcTACAGAGGGTGGAAatcagagcagccagggatcaggttaggaaagctaaagtcctgatagaattaaatctggccagggacatcaagggcaacaagaaaagcttctatagataaatcagtgataaaaggaagactaatgtgggccctctccagaaggaaacaggagaccaGGCTACCTGGAACATGGAGAAGCCTGAGGTACTCAGTGACtcttttgcctcagtcttcaacagcaagtgctccagccacaccacccaggctgcagaaggcaaaggcagggactgggagaatgaggAACCACCCACCataggagaagatcaggtttaAGACCATCTAaagaacctgaaggtgcacaactcatgggacctgatgagatgcatctgcgggtcctgagggaactggcagatgaagtggctaagccactatccatcgTATTTCAGAAATCATGGCAatctggtgaagttcccactgttcggaaaaggggaaacataacccccatttttaaaaatcaaaaaaaggaagacttagggaactacaggccagtcagtctcacctctgtgcctgggaagatcatggagTAGATCCTCCTGGAAATTATGCtaaaggcacatggaaaataagaaagtgattggtgacagccaacataGCTTCACTAAtgggaaatcatgcctgacaacTCTGGTGGCCTTGTACAACAGGGTTACAGtgttggtggataagggaagagcgACTGGTGTCATCTACCTGGACCTGTGCAGCACTTGATGCTGTCCCACATGACAGctttgtctctaaactggagagacataGATTGATGGATGtaccactcagtggataaggaattagctggatggttgcactcaaagagcTGCGGTCAATGGctcgatgtccaagtggagaccagtgacaaaTGACACTCCTCAGAGGTTGGTACTGGGACCGGCACTGTTGAACCTTTGTCAGTAAGATGGACAGTGGGACTGAGCATACCTTCAGTAAGTTCACCCACGACACCAAGCCGTGTGGTGTGGtcgacatgctggagggaagggatgccatccagaggggcttgagaggtgggcctgtgcgAACTTCATGAAGTgcaacaaggccaagtgcaaggtcctgcacctgggtcagggcaacccccagtaccaatacaggctgggcagagaatggatgaGAGCAGCCCcaaggagaaggacttgggggtgtcGGTGGATGAGAAGCTCCATGTGACCCGGCAAtgtgcgctcgcagcccagagagccccccgtgccctgggctgcatccccagcagcgtggccagcagggcgggggaggggattctgcccctctgctcccagcagctaCAGGGGCCGgcaagaagctggagaggggctttgtacgTGGGCACGTGGTGACAGGCCAAGGGGGAATGGCcttaagctgggagaggggagatgtagatgagctgtgaggcagaaattgttccccgtgagggcggcgaggtgctggcccaggctgcccagagcaacTGTGGGtaccccatccctggcagtgctcaaggccaggctggatggggctgggggcagcctgggatggggggagggggccctgaCCAGGTGGGACAAGaggatctttaaggtcccttccaagccaaagcattttatgattctaagatttttaaaaaacttctaaaaatccCTGGGCTACCATTTTTGATACTATACATTTCTTACCAATACTCTTCTAGTATTATTAGATGGGTTTAATAACCAGAGAAGCAAAAAGCCTAGCTGTAAGGCTGCCGTGAAATATGGCTccatatttcatatttcagaaaaggacCAAATTTCACAGATAATGTAAGACATTTATCATCAAATAACAACAAGAGTTGAGAATAATTCCTGCTGTTTGTGTGTCTACATCACAAAACTCAacaacaaaactgtttttttgaCACGGCAATCCAGAGGAACAGCAAAGGACTCAGACTCTTCTACTACATCATGGATTTTTACCAAAAGCAATGTTAGTAATTATTGTCATTCTTGACTGATacagtttcagaaataaaatggaaaactgtaTAGAGGCACAGATTGCATTGCCACAGAGGCAGTCCTACTGCGGCAGTAAAAGGCTTTGACAATTCATCTCTCTCCACACTGAATTCTTTCCCTGTATCACTGCTCATGTTTTGTAATGACCTAAGCGCTCCCTGAGCACACACAGCTCTcgaaaaataataaaaaataataaacagtgACTTATTTGATACTTTAAAGGGACTTGAAAATTCTAACCTGTTTGGGTTGCATTTATAAAGCTGAGATTACATCCCAGGCCCTCCGCCTTGTGCTTCTTCTGGCTGGCAATAGCGAGCGCCCAGTCCTCTTCTTCAAATGACCTCGTTAACACTTACTGTTCTTCTTTAACTAGACACAAAGACTTAAATGGAACATGGTGCGCATGAGCCAGGCTCAGACACTCACAGCCACTTTataatttcagtgctttggATTTTTCAACTCATTTTCCTGATCAgtgttttttataaaaaccGCACTCACACTGTGGTTACTGCACTCTACCTGGCTGCCTTTCCTGTTTGTCTGTCTGgaaattcattttttaagcAAGCAGTAAGCACTTGattcctttttgtttaattgAACTTCCTTAGCGCCAGCGATGCTGTGCGGGTGCCACATGCGGCCTGCTCGGCTCTTCCCTTCCCGGCAGGGTCGCGGCCAGGCCCCAGACAGGGCCACGCATGGGCAGTGAGGGCAGCGTGAGGGCTTGTGCTGCACAGTTATTTCTCTGGCTTTTAAACAGCCGCTGcttcagcagggcagggagctgccaccATGAACACGCACTTACACTTCCACGTATCGTTCTTAAGTGTATCTCGAGTGACGGCGGAGCCCGGGTGACTTCCCCAGAACACTCTTTTAAAGCGGGTGACATGTGCAGCACGAAGAGGGGCTCCGGGTGTTTCAGGAGTGGGGCAGGGGCGGCCCGGGCCCCCGCTCCCCAGAGGCCCCAGcgggccaggccaggccaggcccggccccgggcccccccccggggctcTCGGCCCTCGGCAGCCTGACGCCGCCGGTCCCCGCGATGCACCGCGGCCGGGCACGACCTACCCCTGCTGCCgcctgcagagctctgcccgAGCAGGCCCGCGCTGCGTTCCCCACACGGGCGGAGGCGGCGTTGGCCGCTGCAGGCCCGCACGGCGCGCTCCTCCAGCCGGCCGGGGCACGGCCCTCCGGCGGGCCCTGCGGGGAGCGGCCGGCCGCGCTCCCCGGCGCTCCGCAGCGCGCAGGGCGGGCCCCGCGCCTGCCCTTCCGGCGGCCGAGCGCCTGCGCGCCGCGACACCATGGCCACGCCGGCCAagcggcgggcccgggcccaggcccagccccaggccccggccccggcccccgccggcGAGAGCGGCTCGGAGCCGGAGTCGGGCGAGTCGGACTCGGAGTCGGGCTCGGAAGAGCTCGGTGAGGTGAGCGGGCCCCTCGCGGCCTTCAGGCGGCCCGCGCCCCCCCTCCCGCTGGGTGCCGATCCGACGcggccgccccctgcccgcctcCGCGGCCGCCCCCTCCTCTCTGGCTCCGCTCTCGGACAAGTCGTACCGCGACAGGCGGCGACAGCCGGAGCCGCGGCTGGAAGCTGGTTGGGGGGGTgccccctgcacagccccggCGGGGCACCCGGGGCTGCGGCCCGGCGCTGGGCGCGGGCTCGTGTTCCTGGGTTACAGCCGTGGTGCCTGTCGGCGAGCGGCGGTGTGAGGGGaattctgtaatttttgtgGAGAGcctgatgtttttgtttgttttctttctggttttggttttgttttttgtttgttttttttaaatgcaggggTCCCTGAGGCCGCAGTCAGTTGTGCAGGCTTGGCCCCGGCGTGCGGGGTTTGTGTGAGCCTGGAGGCAGCCGCTTGAAATAGTGCTTTGGCACAGATGATTTgttctaattctttttttttttttttttttttttttttggggggggtgtaGAAAAAACACCAGGCCCCAcggaaataacattttaattgcttttccgAGCGCACACACTGTCTCTCCCCCCGCACGCCTTTCTGGGCCTAGACATGGGTGAAAAGGCTTTATTGAGCCGtgaaacacagcactgaggggggagcaggagccccctttgcaggaaggagggagatACACACCGAGTTTGAACTCTTCGGATGATCAGGCTATCTGTCGTTTCCACAGGGCTTAGAAGAGTCACAGAACAGAACTGTCTCTGTTTTAACCCAGTATATTTCaaactaaatattttaactCGATTGTCTTGACTACGTTTTTGCTTTGagtttattattttcctttttcttagaTGAGGCTTTAGTTAGCaaattagcaaataaaaaacccaaaccctaccTCTTTTAAAAGGATACCTTGTGATAAAAACTGCAGGCTTAATTGTGTTCTTAGTCATGATGGAAAAGCACATTTATCATTTGCTAGAAATGTGTGCCACATTAAGTGACTGACTTAGTTGGAGCTAACGCATGTTTGTAAAGTTCTTGGCTAGCACTGCTACTACATGTACTAATCAGTGTTTGTAACCTGATAGATGTTACACTAGTGTCTAGAAGCTATGAAATTAAAGCTAATAgtaataatccttttttttccttttttttttttttttaaaaaaaagtggatgGCATTCCTGCATAACGTAGGAAGGACagtggttttgttgtggtgCTTGTGGGTGAAGACTTGAGTCTTCAGTGGCATGGCTTTTGAGGATGGTTTCTGTTTCCTGCACTGGTGTGCAGtactgcattttatttgcaATTGTTTGTGTGCTGGATAAAATTTTTAATGTAACGCTTACTTTAATTTAGTAGTCCAGCTTTTGAGGATGATATATCACTATTACATCTATTTCAGTTTGGAAGTCTTGATAGAAAGGTACATTGAGTATCCCTCAATTCTTGTAAAAGATGTCAGGGTGTGCCTTGCTCCTATTAAAGAAGTGTACTGAATTTTTATAACTGTACAAACTTAGAAGAACTTATGTACTTAAAGGgcatttgtttctctgcaattcttggcatttttatttttgccataTTAGTCTTTCCCTTTGTCTCTTACTACTTCAGGTGGAAAtggaaaatcttttccttcaggcagatgttttctttatagGAAGGGGCATGTGGTAGTTCTGTCCGTCTGAGAACAGCAGCATGATGGCTAAGTAGCACCTGGTTGCTGAGAAGGAGCTTTGCTTACTGCTGTGTCATACGTTGCAGAGTATTGCACAGTACAGCTTGTTCTGCATagtcttgctttgctttggatGCAGTCCAGGGGGAAGAGAATAAGCACAGAGCATCCAGACAGGACACACCAAAATATATGATGAGtctccatttgcttttttttttaatagatgaaAGATGGAGGGTTTGTAAACTGTCATACTAGGCTGTTACTTTGGGTAGTGGGAAAGCTATGAAGCAAGACCAGTGTTAGAACATCTAGTGCTTCAGTGGTTTATATCAATTTTATGGCTGTGGTTTGCACAGTATTCAGAACCACTGTAAACTGTGTTTTGTTCAGAATTTACTGGCTTAATCATTCAGTGAGATCCTTGAATTTTAAAGCAGTCAGAAAGTTCCTGGATGCCAGGAGTGAATGCTGTATACACCAAagataaaatctgttttcttacaTTGATAGCTTCTCAAGTAAATTACGTGCTCTCAGTTACCTCTGTAGAGCTTCCTCGCTTTACTAGACCGTAGAAAAGTATCTGAGCATGTCTCCTGATTTTTATTACCCTACAAAGTGGTTATATATCTGTTTTCAACATTGTAAACAGGCCTTTAACACTGTTCTCCCAGTGGACCGTAAGGACCATGACCTCAGTATAGGATAGGAGAGAGTTATGAGTCTTCATTGGTGACAAAAATAAGGATCAGTTGTTTAGATTGTTCAGAAGGTGGAATTCAAACTGACAGTTAAAAAGGCAAAGTATGTTTGGATGATCTTGAACAGGCAAGGCAACCTTGGCAGGCAGTACTGTTAATATGGAATACCAGTAAAACTGTTTGCTAGGTGTGGAGCCTTTGTTCtgaaaggagaagcaggaggtcacattctgtttttttgctgtgagtGGGTCTCATTGTGCGCCTACTGAGCAGGCTTCCAGAGTGGGGTTAACGATACCATTAGGATTTGAAGAAATAGCAGAGCATTGTTTTGGatgtaattatttaaatgtcTGCAGCAATCTTCATCTTTAGCCAAGGCATTGCACGGCAGTAGTGCAGTTTTAAGAGTTTAACTGCCTGGATCATGCCTTTCTAGAGTAAGAGTCTATGTGGTTACGGTGAACGTAATTGTGTGAACCAGATTGCAGGAACAAAGCATTAAAGGTTTGATCGCAACACAATTTGTAAGTTTTATAAAGTTACTTTTGCAGATGCTGTCTAAAGATTACAGAAGGAATGATAACAATTGCTGAGGTTACTGAGAGATGGAAAAGTTCTATTTCTGATGTTGACCATTACTTGTCTTGAAGTTTTGTATTGTTTAGCCTTCTTTTGATACAGCTTCTTGCCAGGTGTGTTTGATATTCTCAGTTTTACTTCTTCATAGGAAGTGAATATTGAATTTGAAGCACATTCCATATCAGACAATGACTGTAACGGGATAAAGAAATTACTACAACAGGTACTTTGACTTCTTATTATCTTGGTTGATATGTCCATTGATAATATCTAGAGTTATACAGTCATCAGTGCACATTATCTGTATTGATTCTTagttttgctgtgcttcagctcaTGAATATTAAGTAATTACAGCCACAGTGAATATGTCTCTTCTAAACCATGGTTTCAAGAACTTTACCCAATGAACTGTAGGGCTGTTTTTCCACAGTATGTATAATTTTTCCATCTCCATTGTGTTAGCTGCTGCCCAGAAAACCTGGGCTGACAATGTTAGTCAGCTTCctggaggtttgtttttttttggtaaaatttAGCCCTTAAAAAAACAGACGAACGAATGATGTGTCTGTTCAACGTGGCAGCCTCCAGTCTTCTTTTGGCTGTTTCTGTCGTAAGTCTATGCTCAGCAAGCATTCAGATCATACCAAACTCAAAAGGCTATCAGGTATGCAAAATAGCAGCTTGTGGAGGGTCAAGGAACAAGTGCTTCAAGAAGCTGATTTTTAGTCTTTACATTATTGTATTGAAGAAAGTTAAAGAAAGTCACTAAATGGAAATTAACAGTGGAAGAGAGTATTGCATAACAACTTGGAGAAATTACTGACTTTATTTCCTAAGTGGCCCATGATATGTCATCAGGTCTAAAACTTCTTAATACCTGTTTCCTATTTTCCAGTTGTTTCTAAAAGCTCCTGTTAACACTGCTGAATTAACTGATATATTAATACAACAGAATCATATTGGAAGTGTTATCAAGGTAAGACAGTTTACATTTTTGAATGAAGTAcaatacttttttctgttgaGAAGACATAACAGGCTTTCAGAAGGGGATCCTGTTTTTGTAATTTGTAtgcttgcttccttttttgctttgagGAGAATTCTTCTAGGGGAGCTGAAAGTTTCCATGCCTACTTTCAAGCAAACAAGGAATTTGATTTCTTATTTtggttgatttctttttatgtatgGAAGGCTTTTCACTTGTCTCTCTGAATTTTTAGTAGTAGAGTAGTAATGCTGAAAATGCTATGGAGAAATTTGTTACCATCTTCATAAGAAACATGACCTTGTGATTTCCCAACGTTCTCAGAATGTACAGAGATTCAGACCAAAAACGTCCTGcatgcagtttctttttgtGCAGAGTTCTTTGTGCATAGGAAAGGATCCCTAAATGAGTCCTAAACAAGTTCTGCTGTGGCAATGGAGCGCTCTGCAGAGGCTCCTGAATTGCTCCTGGCTAGGAAGTTGTTCAGTACTGTATGGTGCTCACAACATCACGGCCACCTTGCTTTCAAACTGCTCCCGTCACACAGGTGTGCTGTTTACCATGTTACATGGTACCTTTGCTGTACATTCCCTTTTTGTCCTGTGCCAACAGTTTTTCTTCCCATGTTTAGTACGATCCTTATGTTACAATTGCATGACCCCCTGTTCTTTCCCAAGTTTTTTGTTCTGGAGTTTTGTTGAGCTTTTTGTTTCACTCTCTGTCAAAGCTCTATTGCTGTGTGCTTTTCAAGACTTTGCAGGTTTACTTCCCTATGTTAGAAGCCGAAGAAAATTGGGTTTTGCTTAAGATATTTCCATCCCTTGTACTGAGATGCTGCTTATTAAATGTAAGCTAGCAAATTTTAGTGCCTTTCAAAAGATCCTACTGTAGAAGGCAGATAACCTGGCTCTCTATATAGCTGGCTTTAAGTACACAGAGACGTTCAGGGTTGCAGCACTTTCATAACCATAACCAGAATTTGTAGGTTTTGTGTTTGTACAGATTAGGATGGTTGTCATCTACCAAGCatcttctggaaagaaaaaaaccccatttttttgctgcagagcagaaataGAATGTCAGTATgagttgttgctttttctttcgTTAAATAGCAAGCAGAAGTCCAAGAAGACAGTAGTGATGATGACGAAGATGATGATGAAGTCTTTGGTTTTATAAGCTGCTTAAACTTAACAGAAAGAAAGGTTAGTATTCCTCATTAATGTCTAGACAGTAGTGAGACTGtgtcctgctttcctgccttttgtAACAAGCCTAGACAGCTGGATCAGGATTTTGAATTTCACCATGGAGGACTATGGTCATAAAGGCTGCACATCACTTAGCTTGCTTTTGGATCTAGTCCTGTGTAACTTGCTGGAGGTCAAACATAAAGCAAAGAATGGCATAGAGAGTTAAAATTAGGTCAAATAGTATTTCCAGGGTGACTGAGCTGCCATCCTCTTACATTTCTTGACTTTCATCTCTCGCAGCTTTTGAGTTTTGCTGTTGAGTGTATTGGTGTTGCAGCTCCTAGCTGCATTCCTATCAGTTACAAACCTTTGTTTGCCCTCAGCTTCAGGGTTGGtaaataatttcagagaaatTGTATAGTGCTTTAGAGACTGTTTACAGAAATTGCCAGTAGGCCTGTAGAATATTCCCTTGAAGTACACATTTGAGCTTTTCTGtgtaaataattgttttataatgtaaagaaaatacacCTTTTGATTCTAGGGTACACAGTCTGCTGAACAAATCAAAGAGCTGATTCTGAGTCGGTGTGAGAAGAGCTGTGAACAGCATGTAGTTGAACAACTGAGTAAGCTTCTAAATGACAGTACTAAGCCTGTGGGTCTTATACTAAGTGAAAGATTCATTAATGTACCACCGCAGATTGCTCTGCCCATGCACCAGCAACTTCAGTAagtttctttggggtttttttgacatgaTGTTGAATAGtacttttgcttcatttttttttccccagaaaaaatattttcatctcaCATAAGGTcttcagttaatttaaaaatatttttatatctttaag
The Falco naumanni isolate bFalNau1 chromosome 9, bFalNau1.pat, whole genome shotgun sequence DNA segment above includes these coding regions:
- the LOC121093677 gene encoding BRCA2 and CDKN1A-interacting protein, with product MATPAKRRARAQAQPQAPAPAPAGESGSEPESGESDSESGSEELGEEVNIEFEAHSISDNDCNGIKKLLQQLFLKAPVNTAELTDILIQQNHIGSVIKQAEVQEDSSDDDEDDDEVFGFISCLNLTERKGTQSAEQIKELILSRCEKSCEQHVVEQLSKLLNDSTKPVGLILSERFINVPPQIALPMHQQLQKELTEAERTNKPCGKCHYYLLVSKTFTEATKSNSKRKEGRNQQKEELMFANAEEEFFYEKALLKFNYSVQEESDTCLGGRWSFDDVPMKPLRTVMIVPADGINAIMDKLKDYLSL